One Alcanivorax sp. REN37 DNA window includes the following coding sequences:
- a CDS encoding type 4a pilus biogenesis protein PilO, with protein sequence MKASELKNIDIGELFQKLQELDFENVGSWPVAAKAAAAVLVLAAVVFLGYMLSITSLYEDLERAQDQEQSLMTQLRQKAHRAHFLPQYREQLTEMSASLESLVQQLPKDTEVPGLLEDITHTGLGSSLEFERIALAAEVEKEFYVELPIQIEVTGSYHGMGAFVSGVAALPRIVTLHDFSILPQPARGRDKDARDAASQPLVMKITAKTYRYAERPPAPPRNTSRNNRRR encoded by the coding sequence ATGAAAGCCTCGGAATTGAAGAACATCGATATCGGCGAACTGTTCCAGAAACTGCAGGAACTGGATTTCGAGAACGTTGGCAGCTGGCCGGTGGCGGCCAAGGCCGCGGCTGCGGTGCTGGTGTTGGCGGCAGTGGTATTCCTCGGCTACATGCTGTCGATCACGTCGCTCTATGAAGACTTGGAGCGGGCACAGGACCAAGAGCAGTCGCTGATGACGCAGCTGCGTCAGAAGGCCCACCGCGCCCATTTCCTGCCGCAGTACCGTGAGCAGCTCACCGAAATGAGCGCGTCATTGGAAAGCTTGGTGCAACAGCTACCGAAGGACACCGAGGTGCCGGGCCTGCTGGAAGACATCACCCACACCGGTCTCGGCAGCAGCTTGGAATTCGAGCGCATTGCGCTGGCCGCGGAAGTGGAGAAGGAGTTCTACGTTGAGCTACCGATCCAGATCGAGGTGACCGGCTCCTATCACGGCATGGGCGCGTTCGTCAGCGGTGTGGCGGCGCTGCCGCGCATCGTGACGCTGCACGACTTCAGCATCCTGCCGCAGCCGGCTAGAGGCCGCGACAAGGACGCCCGTGACGCCGCCAGTCAGCCGCTGGTGATGAAAATCACCGCCAAGACCTACCGCTACGCGGAGCGTCCGCCGGCACCGCCGCGCAACACATCGCGCAATAACCGGCGCCGCTGA
- the rpmE gene encoding 50S ribosomal protein L31 codes for MKSDIHPNYQNVSITCSCGNVIETRSTRAEDFLVDVCSKCHPFYTGTQKVADTGGQIDKFKQRFGVISSRKKS; via the coding sequence ATGAAATCAGACATTCATCCGAATTACCAGAACGTAAGCATCACCTGCTCCTGCGGCAATGTGATTGAGACCCGCTCCACCCGCGCGGAAGATTTCCTGGTGGACGTGTGCTCCAAATGCCACCCGTTCTACACCGGCACCCAGAAAGTGGCTGACACCGGTGGCCAGATCGACAAATTCAAGCAGCGCTTTGGTGTCATCAGCTCGCGTAAGAAGAGCTGA
- a CDS encoding pilus assembly protein PilM, with amino-acid sequence MLPLLRKKAHRVLGVDISTTAVKLLELSKNGDRYRVDSYGVEPLPAHAVVEKTVHDEVAVGETLSRLVSRAKPSTKLSAVAVPASAVTAKVLEMDASLSEGEMEDQIRLEADQYIPFPLDEVRLDFSVLGPLENNPARVEVLLVASRTENVQRRVDCIEIGTLKAGGVDVEAYAIERVFQLLLPQLPHAAELETVAIIDIGATMTTLSVLHRGRTVYTREQVFGGKQLTEDIQRRYGLSVEEAGLAKKTGELPDDYGPEVLQPFMDAVVQQVNRSLQFFYGSTQFNHVDYILLAGGTASIAGLAERVQERVGTSCSVANPFAGMTLSNKVSAASIANDAPALLIACGLALRSFDA; translated from the coding sequence GTGCTGCCTTTGCTACGAAAAAAGGCCCATAGGGTCCTGGGGGTCGACATCAGTACCACGGCCGTCAAGCTGCTGGAACTGAGCAAAAACGGGGACCGGTATCGGGTCGACAGTTACGGCGTCGAACCACTTCCTGCCCACGCCGTGGTCGAGAAGACAGTCCACGACGAAGTCGCTGTGGGCGAAACTCTCTCACGGCTGGTTTCGCGTGCCAAGCCGAGTACCAAGCTGTCTGCAGTGGCGGTGCCGGCGTCTGCGGTGACGGCCAAAGTGCTGGAAATGGACGCCTCCTTGTCGGAAGGCGAGATGGAAGACCAGATCCGTCTGGAAGCGGACCAATACATCCCATTCCCGCTGGACGAGGTGCGGTTGGATTTCAGCGTGCTGGGGCCGCTGGAGAATAACCCCGCCCGCGTCGAAGTGCTGCTGGTGGCGTCACGCACCGAGAACGTGCAGCGGCGGGTGGACTGCATCGAGATCGGCACCCTCAAGGCTGGCGGCGTGGATGTGGAAGCCTACGCCATCGAGCGGGTGTTCCAGCTGCTGCTGCCGCAATTGCCGCATGCCGCCGAGCTGGAAACCGTGGCTATCATCGACATCGGCGCCACCATGACCACGCTGTCGGTATTGCACCGCGGCCGCACCGTCTATACCCGCGAGCAAGTGTTCGGCGGCAAACAGCTGACCGAAGACATCCAGCGCCGCTACGGGCTGTCGGTGGAAGAAGCCGGATTGGCGAAGAAAACTGGCGAACTGCCCGACGATTATGGCCCGGAGGTGCTGCAGCCGTTCATGGACGCGGTGGTGCAGCAAGTGAACCGCTCGCTGCAATTTTTCTATGGCTCCACCCAATTCAACCACGTCGATTACATCCTGCTGGCCGGTGGCACGGCGTCCATTGCCGGTCTTGCTGAGCGGGTGCAGGAGCGGGTCGGCACCAGTTGCTCGGTGGCCAATCCGTTCGCCGGCATGACGCTCTCCAACAAGGTCAGTGCAGCCAGCATCGCCAATGATGCGCCGGCACTGCTGATCGCCTGTGGGCTGGCCTTGAGGAGCTTCGACGCATGA
- a CDS encoding PilN domain-containing protein, whose product MKTTIINLLPWREERRKKRQQEFILLLLLAAGLGAAIWFVWSSAVDGQIAHQGQRNQIIEGQIRELNQQIAEIDELEKTRNDLVERMKVIQELQGNRPSVVYVFDQLVRTLPEGVFYTEVTRQGSQFTLKGTADSHSHVSRLMRNLDASDWFKNATLVHIAAEREGERGNFVLRVSQSTPKAEEDAK is encoded by the coding sequence ATGAAGACCACCATCATTAACTTGCTGCCGTGGCGTGAGGAACGGCGCAAGAAGCGCCAGCAGGAGTTCATCTTGCTGCTGCTGCTGGCGGCCGGCCTCGGCGCTGCCATTTGGTTCGTCTGGAGTTCGGCGGTGGATGGGCAGATTGCTCACCAAGGCCAGCGCAACCAGATCATCGAAGGCCAAATCCGTGAGCTGAACCAGCAGATCGCTGAAATCGACGAGCTGGAGAAAACCCGCAACGACTTGGTCGAGCGGATGAAGGTGATCCAGGAACTGCAGGGTAACCGCCCCAGTGTGGTGTACGTGTTCGACCAGTTGGTGCGCACACTGCCGGAAGGCGTGTTTTACACCGAGGTCACCCGCCAAGGCAGCCAGTTCACGCTCAAGGGCACCGCTGATTCGCACAGCCACGTGTCGCGCTTGATGCGCAACTTGGATGCGTCGGACTGGTTCAAGAACGCCACCCTGGTGCATATCGCCGCCGAGCGTGAAGGCGAGCGTGGCAACTTCGTACTGCGGGTCAGCCAGAGCACGCCCAAGGCCGAGGAGGACGCCAAATGA
- a CDS encoding penicillin-binding protein 1A, which yields MRLLKFWLPLLCAAALLGASAVVMLLSASYLYLGPHLPPADQLREVTFQVPLRIYTADGELMAEYGEQRRTPVRYEDIPPAFVNALISAEDDRFFEHGGVDFKGLTRAATELLRYRQIRSGGSTITMQVARNFFLSADQTFLRKFNEIMLALQIEDLLTKEEIFELYANKIFLGHRAYGIEAAAQVYYGRSIDELTLPELVMIAGLPKAPSAFNPIANPRRALERRNWILGRMLRHERITQAEFDAATAAPNTASVHSPQLDIDGAYVAEMARQQLFNALGERIYTDGIRVITTLRADMQRAAVSSLQHGLQNYDERHGWRGAEAKVAVDDLPPLGSGIADDGLPNEAAITWARAALRGRPRIGDLDAAVVAQVGAEQAQLVLSGGRLAVLNLKQASWARPYQTASRVGNAPEQLNQLLSVGDVVRLRPVKDGDHSVWRLAQVPAAQGALVGIDPHSGAILALQGGYSFSLSHYNRVTQAHRQAGSVFKPFVYAAGLETGITPATIFNDAPVVFQSADMENAWRPTGASSRFYGPTRVREALYRSLNLVSVRLLQQIGLNQAFATLRQFGLPTERFARDLSLALGSATVTPMDMAVGYAVFANGGYLVEPWFIQRIEDKDGELLWQAPQVVLCEEQECGSERHVMNFSADIAPRREPSSSPIATDAHAEPPARLSGSDSGEVWRPRTLDGRTAWLMDSMLQDVVNRGTAAGARSLQRRDLAGKTGSTNDHLDAWFSGYSTGGLVAISWVGFDQPSTLGWGEYGGKVALPIWIDFMSRALKEVPEKPLPQPPGIVSARINPATGLRAAPGASDAIFEYFREENLPDEDTRDLIPGYSGDEEQVLPEELF from the coding sequence ATGAGGCTCTTAAAATTCTGGCTCCCCCTGCTCTGTGCCGCCGCTCTACTCGGCGCCAGTGCCGTGGTGATGCTGCTGTCCGCCAGCTACCTTTATCTGGGTCCGCATTTGCCGCCCGCCGACCAACTGCGGGAAGTGACCTTCCAGGTGCCGTTGCGTATTTACACCGCCGACGGTGAGCTGATGGCGGAATACGGGGAACAACGCCGCACCCCGGTGCGTTATGAGGACATCCCGCCGGCGTTCGTCAATGCACTGATCTCGGCGGAAGACGATCGCTTCTTCGAACACGGCGGCGTCGACTTCAAGGGCCTCACCCGTGCCGCCACCGAGCTGCTGCGCTACCGCCAAATCCGCTCCGGCGGCTCCACCATCACCATGCAGGTAGCGCGCAACTTCTTCCTCAGTGCCGATCAGACTTTCCTGCGCAAATTCAACGAGATCATGCTGGCGCTGCAAATCGAAGACTTGCTCACCAAGGAAGAGATCTTCGAGCTGTACGCCAACAAGATTTTCCTCGGCCACCGCGCCTACGGCATCGAAGCTGCCGCCCAGGTCTACTACGGCCGCAGCATTGACGAGCTGACGCTGCCGGAGCTGGTGATGATCGCCGGCTTGCCGAAAGCACCGTCGGCCTTCAACCCGATTGCCAACCCGCGCCGGGCGTTGGAGCGCCGCAACTGGATTCTTGGTCGCATGCTGCGCCACGAGCGCATTACTCAGGCTGAGTTCGATGCCGCCACTGCCGCCCCCAACACCGCCAGCGTGCACTCTCCGCAGCTCGACATCGACGGCGCCTACGTCGCCGAAATGGCCCGCCAGCAACTGTTCAACGCGCTTGGCGAGCGTATCTATACCGACGGCATACGCGTGATCACCACTCTGCGCGCCGACATGCAACGCGCCGCGGTGAGCAGCCTGCAGCATGGCCTGCAAAATTATGACGAGCGCCACGGCTGGCGCGGCGCCGAAGCCAAAGTTGCCGTGGACGATCTGCCGCCGCTCGGCAGCGGCATCGCTGACGACGGACTGCCTAACGAAGCGGCAATAACCTGGGCTCGCGCTGCGCTGCGCGGTCGACCACGCATTGGCGATCTGGACGCCGCAGTGGTGGCGCAGGTCGGCGCCGAACAGGCGCAACTGGTGCTGTCCGGCGGTCGCTTGGCAGTACTCAACCTCAAACAAGCCAGCTGGGCACGGCCCTACCAGACCGCCAGCCGCGTCGGTAACGCGCCAGAGCAGCTCAACCAGCTACTTAGCGTCGGCGATGTGGTACGCCTGCGGCCGGTCAAAGACGGCGATCACAGCGTATGGCGGCTGGCGCAAGTGCCGGCCGCGCAGGGCGCGCTGGTGGGCATCGACCCGCACAGCGGCGCCATTCTGGCGCTGCAGGGCGGCTACAGCTTCTCGCTGTCGCACTACAACCGCGTCACTCAAGCCCACCGCCAGGCCGGCTCGGTGTTCAAGCCATTTGTTTATGCCGCCGGGCTGGAAACCGGCATTACCCCGGCCACCATCTTTAATGACGCACCGGTAGTGTTCCAAAGCGCCGATATGGAAAACGCCTGGCGTCCGACCGGCGCCAGCAGCCGTTTCTACGGCCCCACGCGGGTGCGCGAAGCGCTCTACCGTTCGCTGAACCTGGTCTCAGTACGGCTGCTGCAGCAAATCGGCCTCAACCAGGCTTTCGCCACGCTGCGTCAGTTCGGTCTACCCACCGAGCGTTTCGCCCGCGATCTGTCGCTGGCGCTGGGCAGCGCCACCGTAACCCCGATGGATATGGCGGTGGGCTATGCGGTGTTTGCCAATGGCGGCTATCTGGTAGAGCCGTGGTTCATCCAACGCATCGAGGACAAAGACGGCGAACTACTGTGGCAGGCGCCACAGGTGGTGCTGTGTGAGGAACAGGAGTGCGGCAGCGAACGCCATGTGATGAACTTCAGCGCCGACATTGCCCCACGTCGCGAACCCAGCTCCTCACCGATCGCCACCGACGCGCACGCCGAGCCACCGGCCCGACTCAGCGGCAGTGACAGCGGTGAAGTGTGGCGCCCGCGCACGCTGGATGGCCGCACTGCTTGGCTAATGGACTCGATGCTGCAAGACGTGGTTAATCGTGGCACCGCCGCCGGCGCCCGCAGCCTCCAGCGCCGCGATCTGGCCGGAAAAACCGGCAGCACCAACGATCACCTTGACGCTTGGTTCTCCGGCTACAGTACCGGCGGCCTAGTGGCGATTTCCTGGGTCGGCTTCGATCAACCGTCCACGCTTGGCTGGGGCGAATACGGCGGCAAAGTGGCGCTGCCGATCTGGATCGACTTTATGAGCCGCGCGCTCAAAGAGGTGCCAGAGAAACCGCTACCGCAGCCACCGGGTATCGTCTCCGCGCGCATCAACCCGGCCACCGGCCTGCGCGCCGCCCCCGGTGCCAGCGACGCGATTTTCGAATATTTCCGCGAAGAAAACCTGCCGGACGAGGACACCCGTGACCTGATCCCCGGCTACAGCGGTGATGAAGAGCAGGTGCTGCCGGAAGAACTGTTCTGA
- a CDS encoding primosomal protein N', with product MALQTVIRVAVPVPLRQLFDYLPLAGSPLPRPGTRCEVDFGRRRLIGIVWEVGEAEPGAHKLRPLRQLLDTDPVLDADLMALCQRAAQYYHHPLGEVLHTALPTLLRQGRAAERPGEPLWRLTARGRHADPAALQRAPRQQQALAVLAEHPGGLSRAMLASLGLSNPPLKALAERGWAELVLTDVPLSPPLTGPAVLAEPALAATAEQHAAIDALLAARGRFAPFLLDGITGSGKTEVYLQAMAAALEAGEQVLVLVPEIGLTPQTIRRFRARFSVPVTVLHSGLTDTERLDAWLAAREGSARIVLGTRSAIFTPLAKPGLVVVDEAHDGSFKQQDGFRYSARDLAVWRAQLMNVPVVLGSATPSLETLHNTRSGRFDTLRLTQRTGDARPPRIVLEDCRQLGPDQPLSPRSLEALGTTLQRGRQALVFINRRGYAPMLLCQDCDWQSECPRCDANMTWHRSDRSLRCHHCDHQQPVPPRCPSCGSQHLRDMGAGTEKLEQVLRQAFPDTPLLRIDRDTTRRKGSLDASLATIQKGGPLLLVGTQMLAKGHHFSGLDLAVMLDADSGFLSADFRGPEHAAQLILQVAGRTGRGSHPGTLLIQTRQPDNPLLQLLTAGDYHRFAEHLLVERQQTGLPPYGHLALVRAESMAPQTALQLLQDSTTVLPADGSVLCLGPIPAPMERRQGRHRAQLLLLAPARAALHGALPALLTALQEHPHSRQCRWHLDVDPVDML from the coding sequence TTGGCGCTGCAAACCGTGATCCGGGTGGCGGTTCCCGTGCCGCTGCGTCAATTGTTCGACTATCTGCCACTGGCAGGCAGCCCCCTGCCGCGCCCGGGCACCCGCTGCGAAGTGGATTTCGGTCGCCGCCGGCTGATTGGCATTGTTTGGGAAGTAGGCGAGGCAGAACCGGGCGCACATAAACTGCGCCCGCTGCGGCAACTGCTCGACACCGATCCGGTGCTTGATGCCGACCTGATGGCCCTGTGCCAGCGCGCCGCCCAGTACTACCACCATCCGCTTGGCGAAGTGCTGCATACCGCGCTGCCGACGCTGCTGCGCCAGGGGCGCGCGGCGGAACGTCCCGGCGAGCCACTGTGGCGTTTGACCGCCCGCGGTCGCCATGCCGACCCCGCCGCCCTACAACGGGCACCGCGCCAGCAGCAGGCGCTGGCGGTACTGGCCGAACATCCGGGCGGCCTCAGCCGCGCCATGCTGGCCTCGCTCGGACTCAGCAACCCGCCCCTGAAAGCACTGGCTGAACGCGGCTGGGCGGAACTGGTACTCACCGACGTACCGCTGTCGCCACCGCTCACCGGACCAGCGGTGCTGGCGGAGCCGGCGCTGGCTGCCACCGCCGAACAGCACGCCGCCATTGATGCCTTATTAGCCGCGCGCGGCCGCTTCGCGCCGTTCCTGCTGGACGGCATCACTGGCAGCGGCAAGACCGAGGTCTACTTACAGGCCATGGCCGCCGCGCTGGAAGCGGGCGAGCAGGTCTTGGTGCTGGTGCCGGAAATCGGCCTGACGCCGCAAACCATCCGCCGCTTCCGCGCCCGTTTCAGCGTGCCGGTGACGGTACTGCACTCCGGCCTCACCGATACTGAACGTCTGGACGCTTGGTTGGCAGCCCGTGAAGGCAGCGCGCGCATTGTGCTTGGCACCCGCTCCGCCATTTTTACGCCGCTGGCTAAACCTGGACTGGTGGTGGTGGACGAAGCCCACGATGGCTCCTTTAAACAGCAGGACGGTTTCCGTTACTCCGCGCGCGATCTGGCGGTGTGGCGCGCCCAGCTGATGAACGTGCCGGTGGTGCTCGGCTCCGCCACGCCGTCACTGGAAACCCTGCACAACACCCGCAGCGGCCGCTTTGATACCTTGCGTTTGACCCAGCGCACCGGCGACGCCCGTCCGCCCCGTATTGTGCTGGAGGACTGCCGCCAGTTGGGGCCAGATCAGCCGCTTAGCCCGCGCAGCCTGGAGGCACTCGGCACCACCTTGCAACGGGGCCGCCAGGCGTTGGTGTTCATCAACCGGCGCGGCTACGCGCCTATGTTGCTGTGCCAAGATTGCGATTGGCAGTCGGAATGCCCGCGCTGCGACGCCAATATGACCTGGCACCGCAGCGACCGCAGCCTGCGCTGTCACCACTGCGACCACCAGCAACCAGTGCCCCCGCGCTGCCCGTCGTGCGGCTCCCAGCACCTGCGTGATATGGGCGCCGGCACCGAAAAGCTCGAGCAGGTGCTGCGCCAGGCGTTCCCGGACACACCTCTGTTGCGTATCGACCGCGACACCACCCGCCGCAAGGGCAGCCTCGATGCTTCCCTGGCCACTATCCAAAAAGGCGGCCCGCTGCTGCTGGTGGGGACCCAGATGCTGGCCAAAGGGCACCACTTCAGCGGTCTCGACTTGGCGGTGATGCTGGACGCCGACAGCGGCTTCCTTAGCGCCGACTTCCGTGGCCCGGAGCACGCCGCGCAATTGATCCTGCAAGTGGCGGGTCGCACCGGTCGCGGCAGCCACCCCGGCACCCTGCTGATCCAGACCCGCCAGCCTGACAACCCGCTGCTGCAACTGCTGACCGCCGGCGACTACCACCGCTTTGCCGAACACCTGCTGGTGGAGCGCCAGCAAACCGGGCTGCCGCCCTATGGTCACCTGGCGCTGGTGCGCGCGGAATCAATGGCGCCTCAGACGGCTCTGCAGCTGCTGCAAGACAGCACCACGGTGTTGCCGGCGGACGGCAGCGTGCTCTGCCTGGGACCGATCCCGGCGCCGATGGAGCGTCGCCAGGGCCGCCACCGCGCTCAATTACTGCTATTGGCGCCGGCCCGCGCCGCGCTACACGGTGCGCTGCCGGCCTTGCTCACGGCACTGCAAGAACACCCCCACAGCCGCCAATGCCGCTGGCACCTGGATGTGGACCCGGTGGACATGCTCTAA
- a CDS encoding malic enzyme-like NAD(P)-binding protein → MSDEFKQAALDYHAKPRPGKISVEITKPANTGADLTLAYSPGVAEPVREIAREPELAYRYTSKGNLVAVISDGSAILGLGDLGALASKPVMEGKGILFKRFAGIDVFDIEVEAEDPQAFIDTVTRIHCTFGGINLEDIKAPECFEIERVLKSTCDVPVFHDDQHGTAIVIGAGIYNALKLQKKNIEDIVVVCVGAGAAGVASAKLLIEMGVRRENVLMLDRKGVIHSRRDDLNQYKAAFAVNTEKRTLADAMEGADVFIGVSGPDTVTPEMVASMAPNPVIFALANPDPEIRPELARSVRQDMIIATGRSDYPNQVNNVLCFPYIFRGALDVRATAINEQMKIAAVRAIASLVHEPVPEEVARAYGGTSLKFGPDYIIPKPTDPRLLGVVSAAVAQTAVDTGVARKGYPSHYPLKTVDDIFPAELG, encoded by the coding sequence ATGTCGGATGAGTTCAAGCAGGCAGCGCTGGATTACCACGCCAAGCCCCGTCCGGGCAAAATCAGCGTGGAAATCACCAAACCCGCCAACACCGGGGCGGACCTGACGCTGGCATACAGCCCGGGGGTCGCCGAACCGGTCCGCGAGATTGCCCGTGAGCCCGAGCTCGCGTACCGCTACACCTCCAAGGGCAACCTGGTGGCGGTGATCAGCGATGGCTCCGCGATCCTGGGCCTGGGTGACCTGGGCGCCTTGGCGTCGAAGCCGGTGATGGAAGGCAAAGGCATTCTGTTCAAGCGCTTCGCCGGCATCGATGTGTTCGACATCGAAGTGGAAGCGGAAGACCCGCAGGCGTTCATCGACACCGTGACCCGTATCCATTGCACCTTCGGTGGCATCAACCTTGAGGACATCAAGGCGCCGGAGTGCTTTGAAATCGAACGTGTGCTGAAGAGCACCTGCGACGTGCCGGTGTTCCACGACGATCAGCACGGTACCGCGATCGTGATCGGCGCCGGTATTTACAACGCGCTGAAGCTGCAGAAAAAGAATATCGAAGACATCGTGGTGGTGTGCGTCGGTGCCGGTGCTGCTGGGGTTGCCTCCGCCAAGTTGCTGATCGAAATGGGCGTGCGCCGCGAAAACGTACTGATGCTGGACCGCAAGGGCGTGATTCACAGCCGCCGCGATGACCTGAACCAGTACAAAGCCGCGTTTGCGGTGAACACGGAAAAACGCACCTTGGCGGATGCCATGGAAGGCGCTGACGTGTTTATCGGCGTATCTGGCCCCGACACCGTGACCCCGGAAATGGTGGCCAGCATGGCGCCCAACCCGGTGATCTTCGCGCTGGCCAACCCGGACCCGGAAATCCGCCCGGAACTGGCTCGCTCGGTGCGCCAGGACATGATCATTGCCACCGGCCGTTCGGATTACCCGAACCAGGTGAACAACGTGCTGTGCTTCCCGTACATCTTCCGTGGTGCGTTGGATGTGCGCGCCACCGCCATCAATGAGCAGATGAAGATTGCGGCGGTGCGTGCCATTGCTTCACTGGTGCACGAGCCGGTACCGGAAGAAGTGGCCCGCGCCTATGGCGGCACCAGCCTCAAGTTCGGCCCGGACTACATTATTCCTAAGCCCACCGATCCGCGCCTGCTCGGTGTGGTGTCGGCGGCGGTGGCGCAGACCGCGGTGGACACCGGTGTGGCCCGCAAGGGTTACCCGTCGCACTACCCGCTGAAAACCGTGGACGACATCTTCCCGGCTGAGCTGGGTTGA
- a CDS encoding pilus assembly protein PilP: protein MNVTTLKHGAAVVLLATLLSGCSESADLGTLRDEIQRIRADVRGRIEPPPEFKPIALYTYSAHLLREPFRLAVEPEKEQQDGIAVEPDLNRLREPLEDFNFDVLRMVGSMNPQGKPMQALIRDGLGNISRVQVGHFLGKNHGRITALDEGHVAVTEIIPDGRGGWVERPRVIMLSE, encoded by the coding sequence ATGAATGTGACAACTCTCAAACATGGCGCCGCTGTGGTGCTGCTGGCGACGCTGCTCAGCGGTTGTTCCGAGTCGGCGGACCTTGGCACTTTGCGTGACGAGATCCAACGCATCCGCGCGGATGTGCGGGGGCGCATCGAGCCGCCGCCGGAGTTCAAACCGATCGCCCTCTACACTTACAGCGCCCACTTGCTGCGTGAGCCATTTCGGCTGGCGGTGGAGCCTGAGAAAGAGCAGCAGGACGGCATAGCAGTGGAGCCGGATCTGAACCGGCTGCGCGAGCCGCTGGAGGATTTCAACTTCGACGTGCTGCGTATGGTGGGGTCGATGAACCCGCAGGGCAAACCGATGCAGGCACTGATTCGCGATGGCCTCGGCAATATCAGTCGGGTGCAGGTGGGACATTTTCTGGGGAAAAACCACGGCCGCATTACAGCGCTGGATGAAGGCCATGTGGCGGTGACGGAAATCATACCCGACGGGCGGGGCGGCTGGGTGGAGCGGCCCCGCGTGATCATGCTGTCGGAATAA